DNA from Streptomyces luteogriseus:
AATCCCGACGTGCGCGACGCGATGGGAGCGGACACCGACGAGCGGCTGACCGCCGTCCTGGACGCCTTCGACGGCATCGAGTCGCTGCGCCGCAGCGTCGAGGACGGCACCGTCAACCGCGCCCAGGCCCTCGACCTCTACAACCGGCTGGTCGACCCCTGCTACGTCCTCCTCGCCAACCTGCACGTGGTCGACAACATCGAACTGGACAAGCAGTACCGCGCGCTGGTCAACCTCGCCCGCGCCCGCGAGCTGCTCTCCCGCGAGGACGCCCTCCTCGGCTCCGCCCTGATCGTCGGCAGGATCTCGCACTCCGAAGAGCGGGACATCTCCGACCTCGTGGCCCAGCGCACCCTGATGTACGACGTCAACCTGCCGCTGCTGCCCGTGGCGGAACGCGACCGCTACCAGACCTTCTGGAAGAACGCCTCCTCCGCTCCCTTGCGCGTGGCCGAGGAAGCCGCCGTCTCCTCCGGGGCCGGAAGTCCCCGCGGCGTCTCCGCCAAGAGCTGGGACAGCGCCGCCGGCAACGTGCTCGACGAGCTCGGCACCCTCAACGACCAGGCCAATGACCGCTACCAGGACCGCGTCCACCCCGTGGCCGTCGGTGTCATCGCCAAGGCCGTCATCGCCGGTGCACTCGGCCTGATCGCGCTCCTGCTCTCCCTCTTCCTGTCCGTGCGCGTCGGCCGCACCCTCATCCGGGATCTGCGGCAACTGCGCCTGGAGGCCCACGAAGCGTCCGGAGTGCGGCTGCCCAGTGTCATGCGCCGCCTCTCCGCGGGCGAGCAGGTCGACGTCGAGACCGAGGTCCCTCGCCTCGAATACGACAAGAACGAGATGGGCGAGGTCGGCCAGGCCCTGAACACCCTGCAGCGCGCCGCCGTCGAAGCGGCGGTCAAGCAGGCCGAACTGCGCGCCGGCGTCTCCGAGGTCTTCGTCAACCTCGCACGCCGCAGCCAGGTTCTGCTCCACAAGCAGCTCACCCTCCTCGACGCCATGGAGCGCCGGACCGAGGACACCGAGGAACTCGCCGACCTGTTCCGCCTCGACCACCTGACCACCCGCATGCGCCGGCACGCCGAAGGCCTGGTGATCCTCTCCGGCGCCGCGCCCTCCCGGCAGTGGCGCAAGCCCGTGCAGCTGATGGACGTCGTGCGCGCCGCCGTCGCCGAGGTCGAGGACTACGAACGGATCGAGGTCCGTCGTCTTCCGCGGCTCGCCATCAGCGGCCCGGCCGTCGCCGACCTCACGCACCTCGTGGCCGAACTGCTGGAGAACGCCACGGTCTTCTCGCCGCCGCACACCGCCGTCCAGGTCCTGGGCGAACGGGTCGCCAACGGCTTCACCCTGGAGATTCACGACCGAGGCCTCGGCATGGCGGCCGAGGCGCTTCTGGACGCCAACCTCCGGCTCGCCGAGACGCCGGAGTTCGAGCTCTCCGACACCGACCGGCTCGGTCTGTTCGTGGTCAGCCGGCTTGCCCAGCGCCAGAACGTCCGGGTCTCCCTGCAGCCCTCCCCGTACGGCGGTACGACCGCCGTGGTCTTCATCCCCGACGCGCTGCTGACGGACGACGTCCCGGACACCAACGGCATCGGGTTCCGGCTCGACCGCCCCCAGCTGGCACCGGAGAGCGAACCGCAGGGCAGCCGCCGCGCCGCGCTGTCCCAGGCGTCCGCGCAGCGCCCCGGCCTGCCCGCCTCCCTGCTGGACGGACCGGTCGAGCTGGAGGCGCCCGCCGACCTGGACGCCATCGGAGACATCCCCGGAGCCATCGAGGACGAGGACGGCGAACACGGCGGCCTGTTCCGCCCCCGCCACTCCCTCACCCGCGCCCCGGACGAGACCGCGGGCCGCCGCACCGATCCGCGTCGGCAGACCGCCGACTCCCGGGGCACGGGGGACGGAACCGGCCCCGACGACGAGCTGAGTGCTCCGGTCCCGCTGCCTCGCCGCCACACCCCCAAGCTGGTCAGCTCGCACGGGCGCCCGGTCACCGAGCAGCGCACCCGGCGGGGGAAGACGGACGAGGAGACCACCACGGCCGTCGGCCGAACGGAGTCGAGCCCCGCTTCCGGGCTACCGTCACGCCGCCGGGACGAGGAGCCCACAGGCGGCCGGGCCACCGGCCGCCCGGGGCCCGAACCCGCGTCCGCTCTTCCGGCCCGGCGCCGCACCGACAACCCCCCGTCCGCCCGCCAACGGGGCGACGCCCTGCCGGACGGACCGCCACCGCTGCCGGCCCGCCGTCGCGGGACGGACTCCTCCCGCCGCGGCATCGGCGCGGCCGGCCGCGCCGAGGACCCCACCGAATCTCCGGCCTCGCCCGGGAGCGGCGTAGGCGACCGGTCGGAGCCCTCGGTTCTCCCGAGGCGGACCCGCCGCGCCGAGATCGCCTCGAGCGGTCCCGAGGCACCCGCCCACCGTCGCGGCTCCGCGGCGGAGACCACCGGCGGGCCCTCGCGCCACGCAACAGGCTCCGCCGCCACGCCCCGGGGACCCGGCTCCGCACCACAGTCCGGCTCCGGCACGGCGCCGCTGCCCCGGCGCGTCCGGCAGGCGAACCTGGCCCCGCAGCTGAAGCGGAGCTCGGAGCCGCGTACCGACGACGGGGCGGAGCCCGTCGAACGCGACGCCGAGGAAGTACGCAGCCGCATGGCATCGCTCCAGCGGGGCTGGCAGCGCGGCCGTGACGAGAACGCCGCGGGCGATACCGCCCCCAGCGGCGCAGCACCACAAGGAACGACAGAGGGGGACGGTCGATGACCGCACCGAAGGCGACCGGCCACACCGCGACGATCAAGGGGGAGCTGAACTGGCTCCTCGATGACCTGGTGGACCGAGTCGCGAGCATCCGCAAAGCCCTCGTGCTCTCCGGCGACGGTTTGCCGACGGGTGTGTCCAAGGACCTGACCAGGGAGGACAGCGAGCACCTGGCCGCCGTCGCCTCCGGGTTCCACAGCCTCGCCAAGGGCGTGGGGCGCCACTTCGAGGCCGGCAGCGTCCGCCAGACGGTCGTCGAGCTCGACGACGCCTTCCTCTTCGTGACGGCCGCCGGCGACGGCAGCTGCCTCGCCGTCCTCTCGGACGCCGACTCCGACGTCGGCCAGGTCGCCTACGAGATGACGCTGCTCGTGAAGCGGGTGGGTGTGCATCTGGCCGCCGCTCCGCGCACCGATCTGCCCGCAGGCGGGTAGTGGGATGACATGAGCGCTGACGGTCAGGGAAGAAGCCACTGGTTCGACGACGAGGCCGGACCGGTCGTCCGCCCGTACGCCATGACCCGCGGCCGCACCAGCAGCCAGGGCCAGCACCGCCTGGACCTGATCGCGGTCGTGGTCGCGGAGCCGCACGCGGACGATCCGGAAGCGGACCACATGCTCTCCCCGGAGCACGTGGACATCGTCGAACTGTGCCGTGACATCCCGCAGTCGGTCGCCGAACTCGCAGCGGAACTCGACCTGCCGATCGGAGTGGTACGGGTCCTCGTAGGAGATCTCGTGGACGGGGAATTCGTCCATGTGAACCGGCCCGTACCCCCGGCCGAGCTGCCGGACGAGAGTATTCTGCGCGATGTGATCAACGGCCTCCGGGCGCTGTGAGCAGCGCGGAAGCGGGGTACTGACGTGACTGGCTGGCAGTTCTGGGTGGACCGCGGCGGCACCTTCACCGATGTCGTCGCCCGGCGCCCGGACGGCCGGCTGCTCACGCACAAGCTGCTCTCGGACAACCCCGCACGCTACGCCGACGCCGCGGTCGAGGGTGTCCGCAGCCTGCTGGGCGGCTCCGGTGACCCCGTCGACAGCGTGCGCATGGGGACCACCGTCGCCACCAACGCCCTCCTGGAACGCAAGGGCGAGCGCACCCTGCTGCTCATCACCCGCGGCTTCCGCGACGCCCTGCGCATCGCCTACCAGAACCGCCCCGGTATCTTCGCCCGCCGCATCGACCTGCCCGAGCTGCTGTACGAACGGGTCATCGAGGTCGACGAGCGCATCGCCGCCGACGGCACGGTTCTGCGCGCGCCCGCCCTGGAGGCCCTCGCCGGGCCGCTCCAGGAGGCGTACGACGACGGGATCCGCGCGGTCGCGGTGGTCTGCATGCACAGCCACCTCCACCCGGCCCACGAACAGGCCGTCGGGGAGTTCGCCGCCCGCATCGGCTTTCCGCAGATCTCGCTCTCCAGCGAGGCCAGCCCTCTGATGAAGCTCGTCCCCCGCGGGGACACCGCCGTCGTCGACGCCTACCTCTCGCCCGTGCTGCACCGCTATGTCCGGCACGTCGCCGACGAGCTCGAAGGCGTACGACTGATGTTCATGCAGTCCAACGGCGGCCTCACCGAGGCCGGGACGTTCCGCGGGAAGGACGCCATCCTGTCCGGGCCGGCCGGCGGCATCGTCGGCATGGCCCGGATGTCGCAGCTCGCCGGCTTCGACCGCGTGATCGGCTTCGACATGGGCGGCACCTCCACCGACGTCTCCCATTTCGCCGGCGCGTACGAGCGCGTCTTCACCAGCCGGCTCGGCGGCGTCCGGCTGCGCGCCCCGATGCTGGACATCCACACCGTCGCCGCCGGTGGCGGTTCCGTCCTGCACTTCGACGGCTCCCGCTACCGCGTAGGGCCGGACTCGGCGGGCGCGGACCCGGGCCCTGCCTGTTACCGGGGCGGCGGGCCGCTCGCCGTCACCGACGCCAACGTCATGCTCGGCCGGATCCAGCCGGCCCACTTCCCGAAGGTGTTCGGACCGGGGGGCGACGAGCCCCTCGACGAGGCGCTCGTCCGGGACCGCTTCACCGCCCTCGCCCGCGAGATCGGCGAGCGGACCGGCGACGACCGCACGCCGGAACAGGTCGCCGAGGGTTACCTGCAGATCGCCGTCGCCAACATCGCGTCCGCCGTGAAGCGGATCTCCGTCCAGAAGGGCCACGACGTCACCCGGTACGCCCTCACCACGTTCGGCGGCGCCGGCGGCCAGCACGCCTGCAAGGTCGCCGACTCCCTCGGCATCCGCACCGTCCTCGTACCGCCCATGGCAGGAGTCCTCTCCGCACTCGGCATCGGCCTCGCCGACACCACGGCCATGCGTGAGCAGTCCGTCGAGGCACCCCTGGAAGCCGCTTCGATGCCCGGCGTCCTCAAGACCGCCGGGGACCTGGAAGCGGCGGCCCGCGCCGAACTCCTCGCCGAGGACGTCCCCGAGGAGCACATCAAGGTCACCCGCCGCGCGGAACTCCGCTACGACGGCACGGACACCACCCTCACCATCGAGCTGACCGAGCCGGGCACGATGCGCCACGCCTTCGAAGAACGTCATCGCGCCACGTACTCCTTCACGCTCGACCGCCCGATCGTCGTCGAAGCCCTCTCCGTCGAAGCCACCGGCATCACCGAACCCCCCGATCTCTCCGCTCTCGCCCCGTGGCGGGCCGACCCCGAGAGCCGCTCCGACCACGGCACCGCAGCGCCCCGGACCGTCCGGCTCCACACGGGCGGCGCCTGGCGTGACGTGCCCCTCCACCGCCGCGAGGACCTTCCCCCCGGCGACACCGTCACCGGCCCGGCGATCATCACCGAAGCCAGTTCCACGACCGTCGTCGACGACGGCTGGCGGGCCGCGGCGACCGACGACGGGCATCTGGTCATGGAACGCGCCGCGGTTACGCAGAGTTCCGATCTCGACACGAAAGTCGACCCGGTTCTGCTTGAGGTCTTCAACAACCTCTTCATGTCGATCGCCGAGCAGATGGGCGCCCGCCTCGAATCCACCGCCCAGTCCGTCAACATCAAGGAGCGCCTGGACTTCTCCTGCGCGCTCTTCGACCCGGACGGAAACCTGGTGGCCAACGCCCCGCACATCCCCGTCCACCTGGGCTCGATGGGCACGAGCGTCAAGGAGGTCATCCGCCGGCGCGGCCCCCGTATGCGCCCGGGCGACACCTACGCCGTCAACGACCCGTACCACGGCGGCACCCATCTGCCCGACGTCACCGTGATCACGCCGGTCTTCGGCACCGCACCACCGCCCGACACGGAGCGTGATGCGAGCGGCGGCTCTGGGGGCGCTCCGGACAGTGGTCCGCGGATCCTCTTCTACGTCGCCTCACGCGGCCACCACGCCGAGATCGGCGGCATCGCCCCCGGGTCCATGCCCGCGGGCAGCCGCACCATCGAGGAGGAAGGCGTCCTCTTCGACAACTGGCTGCTCGCCGAGGACGGCCGCTTCCGCGAGGCCGAGACCCTCCGCCTCCTCACCGAGGCGCGCCACCCCTCCCGCAACCCGAAGACCAACCTCGCCGACCTGCGCGCCCAGATCGCCGCCAACCGCAAGGGCGTCGACGAGGTCGGCCGCATGATCGGGGACTACGGCCTCGACGTCGTCCAGGCCTACATGAGGCACGTCCAGGACAACGCCGAAGAGGCGGTACGCCGCGTCATCGACGCTCTCGAGGACGGCGACTACGCCTACGAGACCGACGCGGGTGCCGTCATCCGGGTGGCCGTGCGCGTGGACCGCGAGAACCGGTCCGCGACCATCGACTTCACCGGTACGTCCGCGCAGCTGCCCACCAACTTCAACGCCCCCTTCTCGGTCGTCAACGCGGCCGTCCTGTACGTCTTCCGCACCCTCGTCGCCGACGACATCCCCCTCAACGACGGCTGTCTGCGCCCCTTGGACATCATCGTCCCGCCCGGTTCCCTGCTCGCCCCCGAGCCGCCCGCCGCCGTCGTCGCCGGCAATGTGGAGACTTCCCAGTCCGTCACAGGCGCCCTCTACGCGGCGCTCGGCGTCCAGGCCGAGGGCTCCGGGACCATGAACAACGTCACCTTCGGCAACGAGCGCCACCAGTACTACGAAACCGTTGCCTCGGGCTCCGGCGCGGGTGACGGCTTTCCCGGCGCACCCGTCGTCCAGACCCACATGACCAACTCCCGCCTCACCGACCCCGAGGTTCTGGAGTGGCGACTGCCCGTACGCCTCGAGGAGTTCGCCGTCCGACGCGGCAGCGGCGGCGCCGGCCGATGGCGTGGCGGGGACGGCGCCGTACGCCGCATCCGCTTCCTCGAACCCATGACCGTCTCCACCCTCTCCCAGCACCGCCGGGTCCCGCCCTACGGTATGGCGGGCGGTGAGCCGGGCGATCTCGGCGCCAACCGGGTGGAGCACGCGGACGGCACGGTGACCGCACTCGGCGGCAGCGACTCCGCGGACCTCGTCACCGGCGACGTACTCGTCATCGAAACCCCAGGCGGCGGAGGCTACGGCCCGCCGTCGCCCGACCCCCATCAAGCAGGAGAAGAGATCGATGATCTTCGGGCGTTCTGAGCGCGGCAAGCCTCCGGTCGAGCCCGTCACGCTCAAGATCCTGGTGGCCGGCGGCTTCGGCGTGGGCAAGACCACGCTCGTCGGCGCGGTCAGCGAGATCAGGCCGCTGCGCACCGAGGAGCTGCTCACCGAGGCCGGGCGCCCGGTCGACGACACCAGCGGCGTGGAAGGCAAGAACACCACGACCGTGGCCATGGACTTCGGCCGCATCACCCTCCGCGAGGACCTCGTGCTGTACCTCTTCGGCACGCCCGGGCAGGAGCGGTTCTGGTTCATGTGGGACGAGCTCTCCGAGGGCGCACTCGGTGCCGTCGTGCTCGCCGACACCCGCCGTCTGGAGGACTGTTTCGCCGCCGTCGACTACTTCGAACGGCGCTCGATCCCCTTCCTCGTCGGCGTCAACTGCTTCGAGGGCGCTCCCCGTTACCCGATCGAGGACGTCCGCCAGGCCCTCGACCTCGACGAGGGGGTGCCGCTCCTGATGTGCGACGCCCGGGACCGCGAATCGGTCAAGGAAGCACTCATCGGCGTCGTCCAACACGCCATGGCGTACGCGGCCGACCGCCGTGAGGCTGTGTCCGGCTGACCGCCGTGAGGCTGTGACCGGCCGACTGCCGTGAGGCTGTTACCGGCTGACACCGAGGACCGACGAGCACGCGGCCCGTACCCCCGCCGACCGGGGGTACGGGCCGCGTGCCGTGGCGACGCTCCACGCGCGCGTGGTCAGTCGTTGTCCTCCTCCCAGCCGAAGCTCTTCTCCACGGCCTTGCGCCAGTTGTGGTACTCGCGGTCCCGCACCGACGCATCCATGTTCGGCGTCCACTCGACGTCCTTCTGCCAATGTGCCTTGAGCTCGTCCAGGTCGTTCCACACACCGGTGGCCAGACCGGCCGCGTACGCGGCACCCAGGCAGGTCGTCTCGGAGACCTTGGGCCGCACCACCGGCACGTCGAGGACGTCCGACTGGTGCTGCATCAGCAGGTTGTTCTTCGTCATGCCGCCGTCGACCTTGAGGGTCGTGATGTGCACCCCGGAGTCCTGGTACATGGCGTCGACGACCTCGCGCGTCTGCCAGCTCGTCGCCTCCAGCACCGCGCGCGCGAGGTGCGCCTTGGTGACGTACCGGGTGAGGCCCGTGACCACGCCCCGCGCGTCGGAGCGCCAGTACGGCGCGAACAGACCCGAGAACGCGGGCACGATGTACGCGCCGCCGTTGTCCTCGACGCTCGCCGCCAGGGGCTCGATCTCGTCGGCCGTCCGGATGATGCCGAGCTGGTCCCGGAACCACTGGACCAGCGCGCCCGTGATGGCGATCGCACCCTCCAGGCAGTAGACGGGCGCCTCGGTGCCGATCTTGTATCCCATCGTCGTCAGCAGACCGCTCTTCGACGGCACCGGACGGCTGCCGGTGTTGAGCAGCAGGAAGCTGCCCGTGCCGTACGTGTTCTTCGCGGTGCCCACGTCGTAGCAGGCCTGACCGAACACAGCGGCCTGCTGGTCGCCCAGCGCGGAGGCCACGGGGACCCCGGCGAGCTGGCCCACGGCGGTGCCGTACACCTCGGAGGAGGACCGGATCTCGGGCAGCATGGCCTCGGGGACGTTCATCGCCGAGAGGATCGAGGAGTCCCACTGAAGGGTCTCCAGATTCATCAGCATGGTGCGCCCGGCGTTGGTCACATCGGTGACATGCTGCCCGCCGTCCGTCCCGCCCGTGAGGTTCCAGATCAGCCAGGAGTCCATCGTGCCGAAGGCGATCTCGCCCCGCTCGGCCCGCGCCCGGAGGTCGGGCACGTTGTCGAGCAGCCAGGCCGCCTTGGGCCCGGAGAAGTAGGTGGCCAGCGGCAGACCCGTCTGCTCACGGAAACGATCCTGCCCGTCCGAGCCGCCCAGCTGGTTGCAGAGCGACGCCGTCCGCGTGTCCTGCCAGACGATCGCGTTGTGCACCGGCTTGCCGGTCGCCCGGTCCCACAGCAGGGTCGTCTCACGCTGGTTGGTGATCCCCATCGCGCTCAGCTGGTCCGCCCGCAGACCGGCTTTGGCGAGCGCTCCCGCCACGACCGCTTGCACCTTGGACCAGATCTCGGTGGCGTCGTGCTCCACCCAGCCGGGTTTCGGGAATATCTGGCGGTGCTCGCGCTGGTCCACGGCGACGATCGCGCCGTCCTGGCTGAAGACGATGCAGCGGCTCGATGTGGTGCCCTGATCGATGGCTGCTACGTACTTCGCGGAGTTGTCCGTCATGGCTACCCCTTCGGCTGGTTCAGAAGGCTGCGTTGTAGATGACGCCACCCAGCAGGCCGCCGATCAGTGGTCCGACGACGGGAATCCACGAGTAGCCCCAGTCGGACGTGCCCTTGTTCGGGATCGGCAGGATGGCGTGGATGATGCGCGGACCGAGGTCGCGCGCCGGGTTGATCGCATAGCCGGTGGGACCACCCAGGGACAGGCCGATGCCGACGACCAGCAGAGACACCAGCAGGATCGCGATACCGGATCCGTAGATGCCGCCGCCCCCGGGAACCAGTCCGATGCCGATGCCCTCCACATGCCTGTCCTGCCCGACCAGGGCCAGGATGGGCAACACCAGCGCAATGGTGGCGAGGATCTCCGTCATCAGGTTGGCGATCGGGTTCCGGATCTCCGGGATGGTCGAGAAGATCCCGAGCGTCGGAACCGGTTCGTCCGCCGTGCCCTCCGTGGTGCCCGTCTGCCGCACGTTGGACGCGAACTGGGCGTAGTACACGAGGTAGCACAGGACGGCCCCGATCATGGCGCCGGTGATCTGCCCCAGCAAGTAGACCCAGACCTTGCTCCACACGCCGGTGTCGACGGCCAGGCCGAAGGTGACGGCCGGGTTGATGACCCCTCCGGAAAGGGGAGCAGCGGTGTACGCGCCGGCCAGCACGGCGAAGCCCCAGCCGAACGCGATCACGATCCACCCGGAGGCCCGTGCTTTCGAGAATCTGAGGGTGACGGCGGCACACACGCCGGCACCGAAAAGGATCAGAATCGCCGTGCCGATCATCTCGCCGAAGAAAATGTCTCCGTTGGTCATGGCTGCTCCTCAGCCTTGGACCGGGACGATCGGCCCCGGTCCTCACCTGCAGGGTGCGTTTCCCGTGGCTACTTCAGCCGAGGG
Protein-coding regions in this window:
- a CDS encoding sensor histidine kinase, whose product is MRFRGKSIRRKIVALLLVPLVSLTAIWAFATVLTGREAGDLFNVSSVVEKIGYPIEDTVRVLQQERRQTLVHLADPRASDGLAALRLSRNATDKAVGSIRENARNPDVRDAMGADTDERLTAVLDAFDGIESLRRSVEDGTVNRAQALDLYNRLVDPCYVLLANLHVVDNIELDKQYRALVNLARARELLSREDALLGSALIVGRISHSEERDISDLVAQRTLMYDVNLPLLPVAERDRYQTFWKNASSAPLRVAEEAAVSSGAGSPRGVSAKSWDSAAGNVLDELGTLNDQANDRYQDRVHPVAVGVIAKAVIAGALGLIALLLSLFLSVRVGRTLIRDLRQLRLEAHEASGVRLPSVMRRLSAGEQVDVETEVPRLEYDKNEMGEVGQALNTLQRAAVEAAVKQAELRAGVSEVFVNLARRSQVLLHKQLTLLDAMERRTEDTEELADLFRLDHLTTRMRRHAEGLVILSGAAPSRQWRKPVQLMDVVRAAVAEVEDYERIEVRRLPRLAISGPAVADLTHLVAELLENATVFSPPHTAVQVLGERVANGFTLEIHDRGLGMAAEALLDANLRLAETPEFELSDTDRLGLFVVSRLAQRQNVRVSLQPSPYGGTTAVVFIPDALLTDDVPDTNGIGFRLDRPQLAPESEPQGSRRAALSQASAQRPGLPASLLDGPVELEAPADLDAIGDIPGAIEDEDGEHGGLFRPRHSLTRAPDETAGRRTDPRRQTADSRGTGDGTGPDDELSAPVPLPRRHTPKLVSSHGRPVTEQRTRRGKTDEETTTAVGRTESSPASGLPSRRRDEEPTGGRATGRPGPEPASALPARRRTDNPPSARQRGDALPDGPPPLPARRRGTDSSRRGIGAAGRAEDPTESPASPGSGVGDRSEPSVLPRRTRRAEIASSGPEAPAHRRGSAAETTGGPSRHATGSAATPRGPGSAPQSGSGTAPLPRRVRQANLAPQLKRSSEPRTDDGAEPVERDAEEVRSRMASLQRGWQRGRDENAAGDTAPSGAAPQGTTEGDGR
- a CDS encoding roadblock/LC7 domain-containing protein, with amino-acid sequence MTAPKATGHTATIKGELNWLLDDLVDRVASIRKALVLSGDGLPTGVSKDLTREDSEHLAAVASGFHSLAKGVGRHFEAGSVRQTVVELDDAFLFVTAAGDGSCLAVLSDADSDVGQVAYEMTLLVKRVGVHLAAAPRTDLPAGG
- a CDS encoding DUF742 domain-containing protein, coding for MSADGQGRSHWFDDEAGPVVRPYAMTRGRTSSQGQHRLDLIAVVVAEPHADDPEADHMLSPEHVDIVELCRDIPQSVAELAAELDLPIGVVRVLVGDLVDGEFVHVNRPVPPAELPDESILRDVINGLRAL
- a CDS encoding hydantoinase B/oxoprolinase family protein, which produces MTGWQFWVDRGGTFTDVVARRPDGRLLTHKLLSDNPARYADAAVEGVRSLLGGSGDPVDSVRMGTTVATNALLERKGERTLLLITRGFRDALRIAYQNRPGIFARRIDLPELLYERVIEVDERIAADGTVLRAPALEALAGPLQEAYDDGIRAVAVVCMHSHLHPAHEQAVGEFAARIGFPQISLSSEASPLMKLVPRGDTAVVDAYLSPVLHRYVRHVADELEGVRLMFMQSNGGLTEAGTFRGKDAILSGPAGGIVGMARMSQLAGFDRVIGFDMGGTSTDVSHFAGAYERVFTSRLGGVRLRAPMLDIHTVAAGGGSVLHFDGSRYRVGPDSAGADPGPACYRGGGPLAVTDANVMLGRIQPAHFPKVFGPGGDEPLDEALVRDRFTALAREIGERTGDDRTPEQVAEGYLQIAVANIASAVKRISVQKGHDVTRYALTTFGGAGGQHACKVADSLGIRTVLVPPMAGVLSALGIGLADTTAMREQSVEAPLEAASMPGVLKTAGDLEAAARAELLAEDVPEEHIKVTRRAELRYDGTDTTLTIELTEPGTMRHAFEERHRATYSFTLDRPIVVEALSVEATGITEPPDLSALAPWRADPESRSDHGTAAPRTVRLHTGGAWRDVPLHRREDLPPGDTVTGPAIITEASSTTVVDDGWRAAATDDGHLVMERAAVTQSSDLDTKVDPVLLEVFNNLFMSIAEQMGARLESTAQSVNIKERLDFSCALFDPDGNLVANAPHIPVHLGSMGTSVKEVIRRRGPRMRPGDTYAVNDPYHGGTHLPDVTVITPVFGTAPPPDTERDASGGSGGAPDSGPRILFYVASRGHHAEIGGIAPGSMPAGSRTIEEEGVLFDNWLLAEDGRFREAETLRLLTEARHPSRNPKTNLADLRAQIAANRKGVDEVGRMIGDYGLDVVQAYMRHVQDNAEEAVRRVIDALEDGDYAYETDAGAVIRVAVRVDRENRSATIDFTGTSAQLPTNFNAPFSVVNAAVLYVFRTLVADDIPLNDGCLRPLDIIVPPGSLLAPEPPAAVVAGNVETSQSVTGALYAALGVQAEGSGTMNNVTFGNERHQYYETVASGSGAGDGFPGAPVVQTHMTNSRLTDPEVLEWRLPVRLEEFAVRRGSGGAGRWRGGDGAVRRIRFLEPMTVSTLSQHRRVPPYGMAGGEPGDLGANRVEHADGTVTALGGSDSADLVTGDVLVIETPGGGGYGPPSPDPHQAGEEIDDLRAF
- a CDS encoding GTP-binding protein, which gives rise to MIFGRSERGKPPVEPVTLKILVAGGFGVGKTTLVGAVSEIRPLRTEELLTEAGRPVDDTSGVEGKNTTTVAMDFGRITLREDLVLYLFGTPGQERFWFMWDELSEGALGAVVLADTRRLEDCFAAVDYFERRSIPFLVGVNCFEGAPRYPIEDVRQALDLDEGVPLLMCDARDRESVKEALIGVVQHAMAYAADRREAVSG
- the glpK gene encoding glycerol kinase GlpK; this encodes MTDNSAKYVAAIDQGTTSSRCIVFSQDGAIVAVDQREHRQIFPKPGWVEHDATEIWSKVQAVVAGALAKAGLRADQLSAMGITNQRETTLLWDRATGKPVHNAIVWQDTRTASLCNQLGGSDGQDRFREQTGLPLATYFSGPKAAWLLDNVPDLRARAERGEIAFGTMDSWLIWNLTGGTDGGQHVTDVTNAGRTMLMNLETLQWDSSILSAMNVPEAMLPEIRSSSEVYGTAVGQLAGVPVASALGDQQAAVFGQACYDVGTAKNTYGTGSFLLLNTGSRPVPSKSGLLTTMGYKIGTEAPVYCLEGAIAITGALVQWFRDQLGIIRTADEIEPLAASVEDNGGAYIVPAFSGLFAPYWRSDARGVVTGLTRYVTKAHLARAVLEATSWQTREVVDAMYQDSGVHITTLKVDGGMTKNNLLMQHQSDVLDVPVVRPKVSETTCLGAAYAAGLATGVWNDLDELKAHWQKDVEWTPNMDASVRDREYHNWRKAVEKSFGWEEDND
- a CDS encoding MIP/aquaporin family protein, coding for MTNGDIFFGEMIGTAILILFGAGVCAAVTLRFSKARASGWIVIAFGWGFAVLAGAYTAAPLSGGVINPAVTFGLAVDTGVWSKVWVYLLGQITGAMIGAVLCYLVYYAQFASNVRQTGTTEGTADEPVPTLGIFSTIPEIRNPIANLMTEILATIALVLPILALVGQDRHVEGIGIGLVPGGGGIYGSGIAILLVSLLVVGIGLSLGGPTGYAINPARDLGPRIIHAILPIPNKGTSDWGYSWIPVVGPLIGGLLGGVIYNAAF